From Candidatus Thermodiscus eudorianus:
CTGCTACTGGTGCTAGTGTTGTTGTTACTCAGAAGGGTATTGATGAGGTTGCTCAGCACTTCCTCGCTAAGAAGGGTATTATGGCTGTGAGGAGGGTGAAGAGGAGCGACATAGAAAAAATAGCCAAGGCAACAGGAGCAAAAATAGTAACCAGCCTAAGAGACCTCAAACCAGAGGATCTGGGTTATGCGGAGCTAGTAGAAGAAAAAAGAGTAGGAGAAGACAAAATGATATTCATAGAAGGAGCAAAGAACCCAAAAAGCGTAACAATACTCCTCAGAGGCGCCAACGACATGCTACTAGATGAAGCCGAGAGGAACGTAATGGACGCGCTCCACTCGCTCAGGAACATAATGAAGGAGCCGAAGATAGTCGGCGGTGGTGGTGCTGTCGAGATCGAGATCGCGCTAAAACTAAAGGACTACGCCAAGTCCCTCAGCGGCAAGGAGCAGATGGCCGTAGAGGCGTACTCCGAGGCACTGGAGGTGGTGCCTGTAGTCCTAGCTGAGAGCGCTGGCATGGACGCGCTCGACACACTGCTGCAGCTGAGGAGCCTTCACGCGAAGGGCTACAAGTTCGCCGGAGTTAACGTGGTCGAAGGTAAGATCGAAGAAGACATGACAAAGCTCAACGTATACGAGCCGATACTAGTGAAGAAGCAGGCAATCAAGAGTGCTAGCGAGGCGGCCATAAGCTTGCTGAAGATAGACGATGTCATCTCCGCCGCGCCTCCGAAGAAGGAGGAGGGCAAGGAAGGAGAAGGCGGGGAAGAGGAAGAAGAGGGACCCGGTAAGTTCGGCGGCGGCAACTTCGAGTTCTAGCAGGTATAGCCTTTCCTTACCATCAATAATATCTTATAATTTATTTTATATTTTATTTAACTTGATAACAGATACACAGCTATTAAAGCTAATACCACCCCGAGAGCCTGTTTCTGCGATAGGTGCTCTCCCAGGAACAAGACCCCTAGCACTACTGTCAGAGCGGGGGAGAGCTGCGTCAATGGTATGACAACCGATATCTTACCGCCAGCCTCCAACGCCTTCACGAGAAACAGGTAACCCAGGGTCCCGCTGAAGCCAGCGAGCAACGCTATAACGCCTTGCTTGCCCGTAATGAACAACTTTAAGCCACCACTAGTAGCCAGGACCACCAAGACCATGATGATTATAGCAGTATTGGTAGTTACATAGACTTCCTGCCAGCTCCTACCCCTCTGGGCTTCCTTAAGCAGAACACCCCATATCCCCCAGAGCAGGAAAGTCAGCAACGCTGGTATCAGCCATCTCGGAAGAACTCCCAAGGTTCCACCCCTAGGCAAAGCATTGTGATAGAAATAGATATATCACTAGACTGGTTAACAATGACCGAGTAATGGGGATACCAGGTGAACGCGGAGTTTAACAACAACTACCCAGTAATCGATGAACGTGTCAGGATAGGCCCTCCCTATCTGACGAGGTACGAAAAAGCCAGGATAATCGGTGTAAGAACCTATCAGCTAAGCATAGGGATACCGCCACTCGTTCCCCCCGATGTCGTTGGATCGAAGAATCCCGTGGACATCGCTAGGTACGAGGTGGAGAAGGGCATCCTGCCCATATCGGTATTCAGATACCATACTTCTGGGTACGGCCAGGCAATACCACTCAAGGTCCTCCTAGAACTCGGGATGAAGCTTGGAGTCGAGTAGCGGCGTGCTCTCTCCTAGATGCGCCAGTATAATAAGTAGTTACCTCGAAGTAGAAGAGGTCTCCCATGATGACGAGGTAACATCGTTTCTAGTGATACGCTCCAAGAGAGGCAGCCTAACCTCGTCTCTAGAGGAACTCTACAATAGACTATTAGAGGAGAACTGCTATATGAGGGCCGTTAGAACCAGGATAGGAGTCGTGCTACAAGTAGCCTCTACTCCGAAGAAGCGCTCCAAAATACCGCTCCACGCGGTACTGGCTGCGGCAACCCTGGCAACCGTTTACATCTCAGGCCTGGCTTTCGCCAGGGAGGGAACCGGCTTAGCCTGGAGTCCATGGGGGTACCTGTTGGGACTGCTCCTCCCCCTGATAATCCACGAATCCGGGCACTATATAGCCATGAAGAAATACCATGTGCCTAGGAGCCTACCCTATCTATTGCCAGCCCCGCCGCTACAACTGGGATTCATCGGAACCTTCGGGGCTGTTATAAACATGCGATGGCTGCCTTCAAGGAACAGGCACCTAGCAATAATTGGTATAGCGGGGCCCATAGCGGGCTTCATAGCTGCAATACCGGTAGCCTACTACGGTATAATGCATTCCGTGATCAGGCCAGCCACGGGGTTGGCCTCTCTACCGCTAACGCCATTGATCATGATGCTCTTCCCCGCGCCAGGCAACCCCGGGCCCGGGGAAGCTATTGTGTTAAGCCCGATGGCATTCTCAGCCTACATCGTGTTCTTTGTGACGTTCCTGAACCTAATCCCCGTAGCCATGCTTGACGGGGGCCATATAGTTAGGAGCCTGCTAGGCTCCCGGGGGCACGCTTTTGTATCACAGCTAGTCATCGTACTCCTCCTGATAGCTTCTACGATGGTCCCCGGCCTGCTAGTATTCACCCTGCTAGTCCTGGGCCTATACATGCTCTCCCGGGGAGTCCATCCCGGCCCCGCGATAAGCGAGATAGGGGTCGACGCTACGACTGCTTTGATAGCTGTTGTCTACACTGTATTGCTAGTGCTAACCCTACCCGTCCCCTCATGAGGAATGAGGGAAATTGCACCGGCCCCGGAGAGTAGGCTCTAGGTATGTCGCGGGCGGGAAAGGCTGTTATTTGGGCTCCGGGTTCACGGCGATAATAGCAGAGAAGCCGAAGGCCGCCGAGAAGATAGCTAGAGCCCTTGGTGGAGCCGTCAAGTGTAGGCTCTACGGGGTCCCTTACTGGATGATTAGGCATAACGGGGAGAGGATAGTAGTCGTCTCCAGCGCGGGCCACCTCTTCGGCGTCACTACCTGGAAACGGGGCTTTCCCGTGTATGAATATGAATGGCGGCCGCTATGGGAATACGATAAAGGCGCCAGCTACCTTAGGAAATTCTATAATACTCTGAAATACATCCTGCCGAGAGCTGCAAGATACATAAATGCCTGCGACTATGATATAGAGGGCAGCCTAATCGGATATATGATAATCGAGGCGTTCGGCGACACAGCCCGGGCACGGAGGATGGTCTTCTCCAGCCTGAGTCCAGCCGAGTTGAGGCTCTCATACAGGAACCT
This genomic window contains:
- a CDS encoding thermosome subunit, translated to ATGASVVVTQKGIDEVAQHFLAKKGIMAVRRVKRSDIEKIAKATGAKIVTSLRDLKPEDLGYAELVEEKRVGEDKMIFIEGAKNPKSVTILLRGANDMLLDEAERNVMDALHSLRNIMKEPKIVGGGGAVEIEIALKLKDYAKSLSGKEQMAVEAYSEALEVVPVVLAESAGMDALDTLLQLRSLHAKGYKFAGVNVVEGKIEEDMTKLNVYEPILVKKQAIKSASEAAISLLKIDDVISAAPPKKEEGKEGEGGEEEEEGPGKFGGGNFEF
- a CDS encoding EamA family transporter, with product MGVLPRWLIPALLTFLLWGIWGVLLKEAQRGRSWQEVYVTTNTAIIIMVLVVLATSGGLKLFITGKQGVIALLAGFSGTLGYLFLVKALEAGGKISVVIPLTQLSPALTVVLGVLFLGEHLSQKQALGVVLALIAVYLLSS
- a CDS encoding DNA-directed RNA polymerase subunit K, producing MNAEFNNNYPVIDERVRIGPPYLTRYEKARIIGVRTYQLSIGIPPLVPPDVVGSKNPVDIARYEVEKGILPISVFRYHTSGYGQAIPLKVLLELGMKLGVE
- a CDS encoding site-2 protease family protein, translating into MESSSGVLSPRCASIISSYLEVEEVSHDDEVTSFLVIRSKRGSLTSSLEELYNRLLEENCYMRAVRTRIGVVLQVASTPKKRSKIPLHAVLAAATLATVYISGLAFAREGTGLAWSPWGYLLGLLLPLIIHESGHYIAMKKYHVPRSLPYLLPAPPLQLGFIGTFGAVINMRWLPSRNRHLAIIGIAGPIAGFIAAIPVAYYGIMHSVIRPATGLASLPLTPLIMMLFPAPGNPGPGEAIVLSPMAFSAYIVFFVTFLNLIPVAMLDGGHIVRSLLGSRGHAFVSQLVIVLLLIASTMVPGLLVFTLLVLGLYMLSRGVHPGPAISEIGVDATTALIAVVYTVLLVLTLPVPS